The following is a genomic window from Pongo pygmaeus isolate AG05252 chromosome 22, NHGRI_mPonPyg2-v2.0_pri, whole genome shotgun sequence.
agtcCTCCCAAGATGAGCATTATGACCTTATGTAATGGGATCATGCACATCCCATCACCTTCTCTGTGCTCCTTGTATTTATACACATGTCGCAGTCCCACCCACACTCAAGGGGTGTGGGGCACACAGCCAATGACCACTAGGAGGTGAGGGACGTGGGGCCACCCTAGAGTCTGTCTCCCGCTGTCTGGACAATCTCATGGCTGTGATAGCTTTGCACATACCTTGTATCCACCCAGGAGTATCTACAGGATGCTTGCATAGTGATTCAGGCTCAAAGGCATGAGGTTTTGAATTTTGATGTGTAGCAGCAAACTGCCTGCCAAAGCCGTGGAGCCATCCTCAGCCCAGCAGCAAGTCATCTGGGTAGTTTGCCCACACCCTCGCCAACCCATATTGGGAACAtcaatggttttaattttttccaatatAAAAAATGATATCATATGGCCATTAAATTTGTTTCATCTCATTTTAAATGGGGCTGAGCATGTTTTCACATTTAAGAACCATGTATATTTCTTTCAATTGTCCCTCtgtatcctttgctcattttctgtTATGTTGCTGTTATTGATCTTAACAACTTGTGGGAGCTCTTTGGATATTAAGCAAATTAGCCCTTTCTCTGATATACAGATAGGAAATGTGTTTCCCATATTGTTGCCTTTTGACTTGGTTTATACTGTTTTCTCTcctgcaatttaaaaatttttatataattagttTTATCGGTTTTTTAAATGGCTTCGGTGTTTTACTCAAAACTTAGAATATCCCTTTCCACTCTGAGatgatttttctttcccttcctaacATTATTGACAGGTGTATTAACATCCCCCACTatgattttcccttttctttatttctacttttagctctgccagttaaaaaaatttaaaaacattaatttttttatttttttaattttatgtttaaactaTGTAATTAGATACATCCAAATTTAGAATTGTTACATCTTCCTGGTAGGTTGACTCTTTTAGctttatacatttctttcttcatctctatTGCTCTAAAATCTCCTTTTTCTGATATTCATAAGTCACATTAGCGTTTTAGTTAGTATTTGCGTGGTGTATTTTCTTCCATCTTGTTACTTTCAAGCTTTctgtgctctttttttctttttttctttttttttttttgatggagtctcacttttgtcaccaaggcggagggcagtggtgtgatctcggctcactgcaacttccacctcctgggttcaagcgattctcctgcctcagcctcccaagtagctgagattacaggcgcccaccaccatgcccggctaattttgtatttttagtagagacggggctttaccatgttggccaggctggtctcaaactcctgacctcaggtgatctgcctgccctagcctcccacagtgctgggattacaggggggagccacagcgcctggcctctaTGCTCTTGTATTCAGGCCCTGTATCTTGTAAGCAGCATGTggttaggttttctattttttgttcagaccaacaatatattttaattggaaTATCTGATACTTTATTGACTGACGATTTAGTTTATAGCTATCTACCATCTGATTGTACAATTTCTATTTGTCCCAATTTTTTAacgtttcttttaaaaatcacttcctGTCTATTTTGGATTAatcaagtattttttattatttattttccctctTCTGTTCTATTCATTATTCGTGAGATATGGCAAGGCTTCTCTTCAAACAGGCTGCTCaaccttttattctttaattcctAGTACCCCCGccccctctctttcttctccttttcttctttctgacttTACTACATGCCCAGGCATGCCGCAGCACCACTGGCGTTATCAGCACCAGCtcgcattcccttccatatttagGAAAAGACTGGCTCTCTAGTTTCCCGTAGATgaccccttcctcctctcccgtCTCTCCCATTACGCATCCACCTTATCTAAGAAAGTTTAAATGTTTAGCCAATCGGGTCTAGTTTAAATTGTGCGGCACAACCCCAgccagtggggaaaggacacaggGGCAGGATCGTGTTAGGAATAAAAACTTCTACTCTCCTTTGTTCTGTGTGCTCTCGTGGCAACCAGCCATACAGGAGACACCCTCCTGTGCAGAAGTAAATTTGCTTTGCTGAGAAATCCTTTGTCTCAGTGCTCGTTTTTCCTAACGACTCTGAGCCTTATTTCTGACAGTATTGACTATACATTAATGATACATAGTTTTTACTATCTCTTCAATGGTCACTTTAGAGATTATAGCACACATGCTTAGATTATTCAAGGGTAACATACATCAGCATTTCTACCACTTCCAAAGCAGTGCTGAAACCTTAGAAGACTTTCACTCCATTTATCCTTCTCACCTTTTATTGTTAATGTCATCATGCATTACTTTTCTACTTCTAGTTTAGACCCCACAAGAGATTATAAATATAGTAATATTACCCTTTCAGATCCTCCTGGTTCCTTCCTGCATTTGTATCTTTCCGTCATCCTGCCTGAAAAGTTCCCTTTCGTGGTTACTGTAGAGTGGGTCGGCTCGTGTTCAATTTGCTCAGTTGTTATCCAGAAATGTTTTGTTTCACTTTCACCTTTGAACAATGTTCTTCCTGGTCTAGAATTCTAGGTTTGCAGTGATTTTCTTTCAGCTCTTTAAAGATGTCATTCTATTACCTTTAGTTTCTTCAACAGCTCTTTTAGGAGAGCTGTTTAATGATTCCTTTAAAaggaatcatttttaaaacattttgttcagCTTTTCAAGTTGTTCTCAGCAGGAGTATATGTCTGACATAGCTACTTTGTCCCATATGGAAGCAGAGgcccccattctctctctctctctctctcaatgtaCTTCCATCCTATAGGACCAGATCCTGTACCTCTGGAGGGACCAGGCCATGctcaaatttatattatttttatagttcaaAATATACAGAAAGACAATTCATCCCACCATGTAACTGAATTTCTAGCCCTCTGTGGCCTTTTGTACTTTTCCTAAATCCCCTAGGAGTTAAGAGGCCTGGACTGGgaaacacagagacacagaacaccctgagcctctgagacttgcctGGGCATCAAACCCCACCAGAAGGGCCCCTGGAGCCCTCTCCCCTGGGTAGGAGCCACTCCTCTGGGCTGCATGCATGCTGGGCTATGGCTGATCATCACTGACATCACCAGGCACCAAGCAGCCCACCTCCCTCCCTGGTGGGGTCCACAGTCAGGGCTACTACCCCTTCACCTTCACATTCTCAGCACCTGGTGCAATTTCCAGCACATGGGAGGACTCACTGCAtcgtgaataaatgaatgcttgAGAAGTAAAAGTATCAGATAAAATTGGAAACATTTAGCAGAAAGAACCAAAAAGACGTGGTGGCCAATTGGATATTATTTGCAGAAGAAATGGAGACTTAGATCAGATGTCTAGCTGGGGTGACCAAGGACTTAGTTGGCAATCAAGAAAATACACTGCAAGCGAAAGCAGTGCTTGCTGCTTTTCACACGGCAGTGCTGTCGCGAGTGGCTGTGCTTTTTGCGGAGGAGATGCATTAGGTGTTCTGGGTTAGACTTACAGGTTTGCAGTGTTTGGGATAAAACCAAATGGAAATGGGAGGCTCCATACAGGGATCTGGGGCCTCCCTAAGTGCCCAGATGGAAGAGGGGGTGCATGGCCCCCCAGGAACTACTGTGAACCTGACGGGAAATGGCTCACACCACTGTCCACCCTTTCCCATTTGCCACTTGCTCTAAAGCCCTTGGGGGGACTTCATGCACCAGAGAGAGTGTGGGGAGTCAGTTCTAGGAACGTTCCACCCTCATGCCATCATTGACAGGGGCTTCTCTAGCCTGGCATTCCAGAAGCCACAGCTACCCAGACAAGCAGAGTCCCCTGGCGATGGCCCAGAGGCGCTGGGATTAGGATAGATGGATCTCTCCTGCAGCCAGCACAGGCCCCCGGGACATTCTATTTGCAGACCTTATACCCTGTCTACTTCAATATTATGCTCTGGAGCCAAAGGTAGGTGAGGGTGCGTCAACGGACCCAAATATAGACTCGGGACTTTACAAACTGAAAGGCATCTCATAGGACTAAACATGAAACTTGCACTAATAAGCATTCTCTAGGTTTTAAACACAAACAAGGAAGGGGCGGGAGTTGTTGACACtccagctgggacaacaggccaGGGAGACATATAAAAGCCAACATCCCTGAGCACCTAACACAAGGACTCACTCActtactcactcactcacccactcactcccATCTCCTCCAGCTCAACCCCCAGCATAGCCGCATCCACTATGTCCATCTGCTCCAGCGACCTGAGCTACAGCAGCCGCGTCTGCCTTCCTGGTTCCTGTGACACTTGCTCTGACTCCTGGCAGGTGGACCACTGCCCAGAGAGCTGCTGTGAGCCCCCCTGCTGCGCCCCCAGCTGCTGCGCCCCAGCCCCCTGCCTGACCCTGGTCTGCACCCCAGTGAGCTGTGTGTCCAGCCCCTGCTGCCAGGTGACCTGTGAGCCCAACCCCTGCCAATCAGGCTGCACCAGCTCCTGCACGCCCTCATGCTGCCAGCAGTCTAGCTGCCAGCCGGCTTGCTGCGCCTCCTCCCCCTGCCAGCAGGCCTGCTGTGTGCCCGTCTACTGCAAGACTGTCTGCTGCAAGCCTGTGTGCTGTGTGCCCATCTGCAGTGGGGCTTCTTCATGCTGCCAGCAGTCTAGCTGCCAGCCAGCTTGCTGCACCTCCTCCCCCTGCCAGCGGGCCTGCTGTGTGCCCATCTGCTGCAAGCCTGTCTGCTCTGGGATTTCCTCTTCGTGCTGCCAGCAGTCTAGCTGTGTGAGCTGTGTGTCCAGCCCCTGCTGCCAGGCGGTCTGTGAGCCCAGCCCCTGCCAATCAGGCTGCACCAGCTCCTGCACGCCCTCGTGCTGCCAGCAGTCTAGCTGCCAGCCAGCTTGCTGCACCTCCTCCCCCTGCCAGCAGTCCTGCTGCGTGCCTGTCTGCTGCAAGCCCGTCTGCTATGCGCCCACCTGCTCTGATGATTCCTGTTCATGCTGCCAGCAGTCTAGCTGCCAGCCAGCTTGCTGCACCTCCTCCCAAAGCCAACAGGGCTGCTGCGTGCCCGTCTGCTGTAAGCCTGTGTGCTGTGTGCCCGTCTGCTCTGGGGCTTCCACTTCATGCTGCCAGCAGTCTAGCTGCCAGCCAGCTTGCTGCACCTCCTCCCAAAGCCAACAGGGCTGCTGCGTGCCCGTCTGCTGTAAGCCTGTGTGCTGTGTGCCCGTCTGCTCTGGGGCTTCCACTTCATGCTGCCAGCAGTCTAGCTGCCAGCCAGCTTGCTGCACCACCTCTTGCTGCAGACCCTCCTCCTCTGTGTCCCTCCTCTGCCGCCCTGTGTGCAGGCCCGCCTGCTGCGTGCCCGTCTCCTCCTGCTGCgcccccacctcctcctgccaGGCCACCTGCTGCCGCCCGGCGTCCTGTGTGTCTCTCCTTTGCCGCCCCACAAGCTCCCGCCCAGCCTGCTGTGGCCCCACCTCAACCCAGAAGTCCAGCTGCTGAGTGGTCTCCTTAAGATCATCCAAAACCTGAGTGCTCACTGCCACCTGCACCCCTGGATTCTTTACCTTGACAGCTCTCCACATCCCGCTCCTGAGCCCTGCAGTGGACGTCAGTGGTCAGCGGTACACCCAGTGTGCGCTTCTCCTCCTAGCAGCAGCTCAGCTGTTTCTCCAAGTCTTGACTTTCCCCTGATTACCCAGCCTTGCCTCCCCAGCAACAGGTGGGCAGTGACCCCAGCAAGGCCAGCAGGTCCTCCCAGGCCATGGCCTGGGGTGGGGAGCAGTGGCGAGCCCTGTTCCCCCCCTGCTGAGGGCCTgagcctctttctctgtcttccctgACCACGGGAGCAGGTCAGACCCTTCTAATAAATTCCTTTCCTAAAAAGTACAACTGGAATTCATTCTTGTTGTTCACAACCAAAGACCCCTGCCTGATGCCCCCCACCCGCGGGTGGTCCTGGGCTGCTCCCACGCCACGGGTCCCTGTCCTTCCCAGGCGTCGTGGCAGCCCTGCGCCACCCTCACCACACGGATGTCCAAGGGGTAGGCAGGCCTGAGGGATGGGAGAGGCGAGTGATCCAACAGCAGCGCCTGCCCTGGGTGGGGCTGCTTTGGGGGCTCCCCAGAAACTGGGTTGTGTCCAGCCCCTGGCTCCAGAAAGGAAACCCCATGGCCATGTGCAGAACGGGTCCACACAGTGGGCAGGGACGGCTGTCCTGAGGCccgctggccaggctggccctTGGCTGGCGTCTGGGAACTGGGATTTCCAAGGGGCTCCCCGAGCCCCGCCTCACTGGGCCTGTGCTGTTTGTACAAGGTGGTTTAGGCCGAACACTCACGGCCCCGCTGGGAGTCTGGAACTGCAGCGCAGCCCAGGCAGAAGCTGCTCACGTGACCAGTCCCCGGGTACACCACCAGGCAGGGCATCCCCAACATCACACACACGGCATCCCAGCTGCTTGCAGGGGGAGTGAGGCACATCCTGCGTGACCCCCACCCCAGGAGAGGCCTCCAAAGCTGAGCCTGGAGCCCCTGGACTCGGCCCCAGGAACCTTTCCCTTGGCCGATTTTGCTCAGTGTCCTCCCTGTGGGAAATCACAGCCGTGACTACCGCGACCTGCGTGGCCTCCGTCCTCCTGGAGAATCGCCGCCCTGGGTGGTCTTGGGGACCCTGACACAGACCCCAAGCTGCCCTTCCCAAGCGACGACAATGCTGTCCTAGGACAGTGCTGGGCGCATTTCTGGTAGTGCTTCCTTTGACTCCTGCTCCAGACGGggtggagacagagaaggaggctGGGTGAGGCCAGGCCATCGTGGGTTTCACGAGGAGCAGAGCCGTCCTGCGCCTGCAACAAGCTGTCCCTCCCCTGTGGTGGCCACAGAGGCTGTGGCCTGAAACTCTGGCGTGGGGCTGGAGCACCAGCTGGCAAGGAATAAGCCCCCACATGTCCCACCCGGCACTCCTCTGTCCCTACCCCAGCCCCCATGCAGAAGAAATGAGCCAGGCTTCTCTCTGGCACCAGGGCTGCACCCTAAGTTGGCATCCAGGCTTTGCCTCACTGGCTCCCCTCTGGTTCTCCAGGAGGCACCAAGGCGACCCTGTGGTGAGTCCCCCAACCACAGGCACCTGAATCCCACAGACGGCAAGACGGAGGAGCCTTGCTCAGAGAAGCACGCCCTCCTCTGCGGATCCCAGACTCGGCTCCTTCCCTAGGCATGGCCCCAGCAAGCATCCAGGCACGTGAGCCTCTGGGGAAACATACCCCCCACACCCCGGGTGTGAACTTCAGGGGAGGTGTGCTGTGGGGGAGAAACATCAAGTTCCTTTCCAAGGGCAACAGGTAGAACTTCAGAACCTCCTGCAGACGAAGGGCATgccagggtggccgggcagagagaGGCAGCCTCCTCCAAGGGGCCATTCTCAGCCCCATCACAGAAGCTGACGGTGGCTGAAACTGCCCTTTGTCAGCTGGACATTTACCATTTGACCCCGGTCAACCATGCCTACTGCCATCCTTGGTGAAAGAACCAATATCtcataaaaaatgcaaaaggcACAAATCATTAGAGAAAATACTGACAATCTTGAATGCAGTAAAATGCACACAAAAGCACAAGCACACAATCAAAGTTTCCACCAATCCCATCCCAGAGAAGCCACCTGTGGGGCATCACGGGGAGACTGCGGGCTCCCTATCTCCCTCCTGGGCACGTGGGCTGGCAGGTTCCAGCCACCTGCAGTTAGTTAGGGCCACACAATGAGTTTCTATTGGTTAAACGTGCATGGAGAGATGTCTGCCACTTCCGGGCCACAGGTTCTGGGAGCCCTGCTGCCTCTCTTCATTGCCAGGCTATCTTGGAGGCTTACGTGCCAGAGAGTGGGTCCACAAGGTAAGGGCATGGCATGCTTGGATGGCAATGTGAGGAGTGGGGAAGGCCTTGTGGGCTTAAGCCATTGACATGTTGACTTCTGTTGGTTTCTGAACCAGCATTGATTACCTTCACCAACAGTATGTAACAAAAGATTCAAAttcagaatttataaagaaaacataaaaagaaatgaataaaagagatGG
Proteins encoded in this region:
- the LOC129022474 gene encoding keratin-associated protein 10-12 isoform X5, with product MSICSSDLSYSSRVCLPGSCDTCSDSWQVDHCPESCCEPPCCAPSCCAPAPCLTLVCTPVTCEPNPCQSGCTSSCTPSCCQQSSCQPACCASSPCQQACCVPVYCKTVCCKPVCCVPICSGASSCCQQSSCQPACCTSSPCQRGCCVPVCCKPVCCVPVCSGASTSCCQQSSCQPACCTTSCCRPSSSVSLLCRPVCRPACCVPVSSCCAPTSSCQATCCRPASCVSLLCRPTSSRPACCGPTSTQKSSC
- the LOC129022474 gene encoding keratin-associated protein 10-7 isoform X3 produces the protein MSICSSDLSYSSRVCLPGSCDTCSDSWQVDHCPESCCEPPCCAPSCCAPAPCLTLVCTPVSCVSSPCCQVTCEPNPCQSGCTSSCTPSCCQQSSCQPACCASSPCQQACCVPVYCKTVCCKPVCCVPICSGASSCCQQSSCQPACCTSSPCQRACCVPICCKPVCSGISSSCCQQSSCVSCVSSPCCQAVCEPSPCQSGCTSSCTPSCCQQSSCQPACCTSSPCQQSCCVPVCCKPVCYAPTCSDDSCSCCQHCQPACCTSSQSQQGCCVPVCCKPVCCVPVCSGASTSCCQQSSCQPACCTTSCCRPSSSVSLLCRPVCRPACCVPVSSCCAPTSSCQATCCRPASCVSLLCRPTSSRPACCGPTSTQKSSC
- the LOC129022474 gene encoding keratin-associated protein 10-12 isoform X2, which produces MSICSSDLSYSSRVCLPGSCDTCSDSWQVDHCPESCCEPPCCAPSCCAPAPCLTLVCTPVSCVSSPCCQVTCEPNPCQSGCTSSCTPSCCQQSSCQPACCASSPCQQACCVPVYCKTVCCKPVCCVPICSGASSCCQQSSCQPACCTSSPCQRGCCVPVCCKPVCCVPVCSGASTSCCQQSSCQPACCTTSCCRPSSSVSLLCRPVCRPACCVPVSSCCAPTSSCQATCCRPASCVSLLCRPTSSRPACCGPTSTQKSSC
- the LOC129022474 gene encoding keratin-associated protein 10-4 isoform X1, producing MSICSSDLSYSSRVCLPGSCDTCSDSWQVDHCPESCCEPPCCAPSCCAPAPCLTLVCTPVSCVSSPCCQVTCEPNPCQSGCTSSCTPSCCQQSSCQPACCASSPCQQACCVPVYCKTVCCKPVCCVPICSGASSCCQQSSCQPACCTSSPCQRACCVPICCKPVCSGISSSCCQQSSCVSCVSSPCCQAVCEPSPCQSGCTSSCTPSCCQQSSCQPACCTSSPCQQSCCVPVCCKPVCYAPTCSDDSCSCCQQSSCQPACCTSSQSQQGCCVPVCCKPVCCVPVCSGASTSCCQQSSCQPACCTSSQSQQGCCVPVCCKPVCCVPVCSGASTSCCQQSSCQPACCTTSCCRPSSSVSLLCRPVCRPACCVPVSSCCAPTSSCQATCCRPASCVSLLCRPTSSRPACCGPTSTQKSSC
- the LOC129022474 gene encoding keratin-associated protein 10-7 isoform X4 gives rise to the protein MSICSSDLSYSSRVCLPGSCDTCSDSWQVDHCPESCCEPPCCAPSCCAPAPCLTLVCTPVSCVSSPCCQVTCEPNPCQSGCTSSCTPSCCQQSSCQPACCASSPCQQACCVPVYCKTVCCKPVCCVPICSGASSCCQQSSCQPACCTSSPCQRACCVPICCKPVCSGISSSCCQQSSCVSCVSSPCCQAVCEPSPCQSGCTSSCTPSCCQQSSCQPACCTSSPCQQSCCVPVCCKPVCYAPTCSDDSCSCCQQSSCQPACCTSSQSQHVCCVPVCSGASTSCCQQSSCQPACCTTSCCRPSSSVSLLCRPVCRPACCVPVSSCCAPTSSCQATCCRPASCVSLLCRPTSSRPACCGPTSTQKSSC